A window from Candidatus Krumholzibacteriota bacterium encodes these proteins:
- a CDS encoding ABC transporter substrate-binding protein, with product MKKAFPEVVLAFVFLLLFSCADRDKPPILRRALQTEPSTLDPAYAVDYSSGLITSLIHSNLVRIDPKGKVCPDLAESWEVINGGKGYIFHLGRGRFSNGTRVGARDVLFSFKRLLSPSTLSPRWWVLAPLQGARNYHENGEWNAESVEVINDSTVALRLEKRASHFLSLLSMPAAGIVCPGQIGEEGKRYGVEPRGSGPWRLSRWVRSEKMILKPNDFYAGGKAGIEGILFRFIPEAMTRIAEFEVGNLDILKIPHAELKRWRSAGMNLEKTEELRIVYIGFNTQRYPFDDVRVRRALNMAVDVEAVIAKVLFGAGRKAVGVIPPMLRSEPLESDIYRYNPQKAESLLCEAGLENGFSMEIWQRESPEGGRILECVQAYLGNIGVDVEIVTRDWSAFKQAVDHKTPDAFYLDWFADYPDAENFIAPLFHSSNTGGGGNRTGYKNLRVDSLIDRASGMLDRDKRMKLYHEAEGIIYGDAPWIFLWFPVRYEAVSDRLKGYHIPVIFNGQRFLEVSL from the coding sequence ATGAAAAAGGCATTCCCAGAAGTCGTTTTAGCTTTTGTTTTTCTCCTGTTATTTTCCTGCGCGGATAGGGATAAGCCGCCTATCCTGAGAAGGGCGCTTCAGACAGAGCCCTCGACTCTTGATCCCGCCTACGCCGTTGATTACAGCTCGGGGCTTATAACTTCACTTATACACTCCAATCTTGTCAGAATTGACCCGAAGGGAAAGGTTTGTCCAGACCTGGCTGAAAGCTGGGAAGTTATAAACGGCGGGAAAGGTTATATCTTTCACCTTGGCCGCGGCCGTTTCTCAAACGGTACGAGAGTAGGAGCGCGCGACGTGCTCTTTTCTTTCAAGCGGCTTCTTTCCCCTTCAACTCTTTCTCCCAGGTGGTGGGTGCTTGCCCCGTTGCAAGGCGCCCGGAATTATCATGAAAATGGTGAATGGAACGCCGAATCTGTGGAAGTTATTAATGATTCCACAGTGGCCCTCCGGCTTGAAAAAAGAGCCTCGCATTTCCTGAGTCTTCTCTCTATGCCCGCCGCCGGAATCGTCTGCCCCGGGCAGATTGGGGAAGAGGGTAAAAGGTACGGCGTTGAACCCCGTGGAAGCGGGCCCTGGCGCCTTTCGCGGTGGGTCCGGAGTGAAAAGATGATTCTCAAACCGAACGATTTTTATGCCGGCGGAAAGGCAGGCATAGAGGGGATATTATTCAGGTTTATTCCGGAAGCTATGACGAGGATAGCTGAATTCGAAGTTGGTAATCTGGATATCTTAAAGATACCCCACGCGGAACTTAAAAGGTGGCGCTCCGCCGGTATGAATCTGGAAAAAACAGAAGAGCTCCGTATTGTATATATAGGATTCAATACACAAAGATATCCATTCGACGACGTCCGTGTAAGAAGGGCTCTCAATATGGCGGTTGATGTGGAAGCTGTAATCGCGAAAGTACTCTTCGGCGCGGGCAGAAAGGCGGTTGGCGTCATTCCTCCCATGCTGAGAAGCGAGCCCCTCGAGTCTGATATCTACAGATACAATCCACAGAAGGCGGAAAGCCTTCTTTGTGAAGCAGGGCTTGAAAACGGCTTCTCAATGGAAATATGGCAGAGGGAAAGTCCCGAGGGAGGGAGAATCTTAGAATGTGTGCAGGCCTATCTGGGGAATATCGGCGTTGACGTAGAGATTGTAACAAGGGATTGGAGCGCTTTCAAGCAGGCTGTGGATCACAAGACCCCGGACGCCTTCTATCTTGACTGGTTTGCCGACTACCCCGACGCGGAAAATTTTATTGCTCCTCTTTTTCATTCTTCCAACACCGGCGGAGGGGGCAACAGAACAGGTTATAAAAATCTTCGTGTGGATTCTCTCATTGACAGAGCTTCCGGCATGCTTGACAGAGATAAGAGGATGAAGCTCTACCATGAAGCTGAAGGGATTATCTACGGCGACGCGCCGTGGATATTTTTGTGGTTTCCTGTCAGGTATGAGGCTGTCTCTGACAGACTGAAAGGATATCATATTCCGGTTATATTCAATGGGCAGCGGTTTCTGGAAGTTTCCCTCTAA
- a CDS encoding ABC transporter permease, producing the protein MFKFITRRVIQLIPILFGVITVTFLIMYIIPGDPVLSLVGERYDEATIEKMREEFGLDKPLPLQYADYIGRVARLDFGRSFMTGRPVIESIKEYFPRTLVLAFTSMLIAVAAGVVIGAVSSLKRFRWLGRGLMTFSLVGVSIPVFWLGLLLIYLFAIKLSLLPPSGYGNGSLRYLILPAVTLSFASMATVARVSRSSFLDISSEEFIKTARAKGLNEFVVFAKHLVRNALIPVITIVGTDFGSYLGGSVLTESIFGWPGLGRHIVQAILKRDFPVIQGAVLFMALLFVLVNLLVDLSYGFIDPRVRVEGKRG; encoded by the coding sequence ATGTTTAAATTTATAACAAGAAGAGTAATTCAGCTTATTCCGATCCTCTTCGGAGTAATAACCGTGACATTTCTTATAATGTATATCATACCCGGCGATCCGGTACTTTCGCTTGTAGGAGAAAGATACGATGAGGCGACGATAGAGAAAATGAGGGAGGAGTTCGGGCTTGATAAGCCCCTTCCTCTACAATATGCCGATTATATAGGCAGAGTGGCAAGACTGGATTTCGGCAGGTCATTTATGACAGGCCGGCCCGTTATTGAATCGATAAAGGAATATTTCCCCCGCACACTGGTTTTAGCTTTCACCTCCATGCTGATTGCCGTTGCGGCGGGCGTAGTTATCGGAGCTGTTTCTTCTTTGAAGCGCTTCAGGTGGCTGGGGCGGGGCCTTATGACATTTTCTCTCGTTGGCGTCTCTATTCCGGTATTCTGGCTGGGTCTGCTGCTGATATATCTTTTTGCCATCAAACTTTCGCTCCTTCCGCCCTCGGGATACGGAAATGGTTCACTGAGATATCTGATTCTTCCCGCCGTAACGTTATCTTTTGCCTCTATGGCGACGGTGGCCAGAGTCTCGCGCTCAAGTTTTCTTGACATCTCCTCCGAGGAATTTATAAAGACCGCGAGAGCCAAGGGGCTGAATGAATTTGTCGTTTTCGCGAAACATCTTGTAAGAAACGCGCTTATTCCCGTTATTACTATAGTTGGAACGGATTTCGGGAGTTATCTCGGCGGTTCGGTCCTCACCGAGTCCATATTCGGATGGCCGGGACTGGGCAGACATATAGTACAGGCGATTCTCAAGCGTGATTTTCCCGTTATTCAGGGAGCGGTGCTTTTTATGGCCTTGCTTTTCGTGCTTGTAAATCTCTTGGTGGATTTAAGTTATGGATTTATAGATCCCAGGGTCAGAGTAGAGGGAAAGAGAGGATAG
- a CDS encoding ABC transporter permease, with the protein MSNLKAFYRRFYGNRIAFAALIVLALIITAGLLSDVIAPAGTARIDLDNSLQPPSLEHPMGTDSFGRDLFSRVTRGSRVSLGVGLAARTISLFIGLVMGVIAGIYGGRIDSVIMRFADITFAFPTLLLLVAIMAVVAPGISTLITVLGIVGWAAIARLVRAQVMTVREREYVQAAESSGAGNLSLVIRHILPQCLSPVIVVYTMGLGMTIMAESSLSFLGLGVQPPSPSWGRMISDGIIFMRSAWWLTIFPGIILSLTICSLNLVGDGLRDAFDPKYIYSKGKE; encoded by the coding sequence GTGAGTAATCTGAAAGCTTTTTACAGAAGGTTTTACGGTAATCGTATCGCGTTCGCGGCGCTTATCGTTCTCGCGCTTATAATTACAGCTGGATTGCTCTCCGACGTTATCGCTCCGGCAGGTACGGCGCGTATAGATCTTGACAACTCTCTTCAACCACCATCTCTTGAGCATCCCATGGGGACCGATTCTTTCGGCAGAGATCTTTTCTCCAGGGTTACTCGCGGTTCACGGGTTTCACTCGGGGTGGGCCTTGCCGCGAGAACTATTTCTCTTTTTATCGGTCTTGTAATGGGTGTAATAGCGGGTATTTACGGGGGCAGAATCGATTCAGTAATTATGCGCTTTGCCGATATCACTTTTGCTTTTCCGACACTGCTTCTTCTTGTGGCGATTATGGCTGTCGTAGCACCTGGGATTTCCACACTTATTACGGTTCTGGGGATAGTAGGATGGGCCGCGATAGCCAGATTGGTAAGAGCCCAGGTTATGACTGTAAGAGAAAGGGAGTATGTTCAGGCGGCGGAATCATCCGGAGCGGGCAATCTGTCTCTGGTAATAAGGCATATTCTCCCGCAGTGCTTATCCCCCGTAATAGTCGTATATACGATGGGCCTCGGAATGACGATTATGGCTGAATCGAGTTTGAGCTTTCTCGGTCTGGGAGTCCAGCCCCCTTCGCCGAGCTGGGGCAGAATGATATCGGATGGTATTATATTTATGCGTTCCGCCTGGTGGCTTACGATATTTCCGGGGATCATTCTCTCTTTAACAATTTGCTCGCTGAATCTGGTCGGCGATGGGTTAAGAGACGCGTTTGACCCGAAATATATTTACTCTAAGGGTAAGGAATGA
- a CDS encoding C40 family peptidase, protein MKKLLYDIKELVNEACEELGADDSRFYYLSVEPGPGESANIDVSSERVFGRVMEKMGDARVLSRSFNKIVFKTSSGIKVALKVIGGREETLFLVGGSVANIRNVPSHGGELITQALAGEQLEGLMRRGDWVLVRLPDGYIGWVYSWSLLRADRREIEEWKRSVNGMVERNTAVVYSQAGGEGVRVCELVAGSLVRIDGTGNNSYSVTLADGRRGFVGISDISDPPGAKADRGRLISRARVFLGIPYLWGGTTSRGFDCSGFIKRVFQMEGVSLPRDSDLQYEVSEKAVPGESRGAEPGSLFFFREAGRISHVALSTGSGRFIHARGEVTPGSLIESDKYFDRELAESFFSSRSVISD, encoded by the coding sequence ATGAAAAAACTGCTGTATGATATAAAGGAACTTGTAAATGAAGCTTGCGAGGAACTCGGCGCTGACGACAGCAGGTTTTACTACCTGTCAGTTGAGCCCGGACCGGGAGAATCGGCAAATATAGATGTAAGCAGCGAGAGGGTCTTCGGCCGTGTCATGGAAAAGATGGGTGACGCAAGGGTTTTATCGAGGAGTTTTAATAAAATTGTTTTCAAGACATCATCCGGCATTAAGGTAGCGCTTAAGGTTATAGGAGGCAGGGAAGAAACTCTGTTTTTAGTTGGAGGCAGCGTGGCGAATATCAGGAACGTTCCTTCCCACGGGGGGGAACTTATTACTCAGGCATTAGCCGGAGAGCAGCTTGAGGGATTGATGAGGCGGGGGGACTGGGTTCTAGTAAGACTTCCCGACGGCTATATCGGATGGGTTTATTCGTGGAGTCTTTTGCGGGCGGACCGCCGTGAGATTGAAGAATGGAAGCGCAGCGTTAACGGTATGGTGGAGAGAAATACAGCTGTAGTATATTCACAGGCAGGAGGCGAAGGCGTTAGAGTCTGTGAGCTTGTCGCGGGAAGTTTAGTCAGGATTGACGGGACGGGGAATAACTCTTACAGCGTTACGCTCGCGGACGGGAGAAGAGGATTTGTTGGAATATCAGATATTTCCGATCCTCCGGGCGCGAAAGCTGACAGAGGAAGGTTAATATCCAGGGCCCGGGTCTTCCTCGGTATTCCATATCTATGGGGAGGGACTACTTCCAGGGGATTTGACTGCTCAGGTTTTATAAAGAGGGTTTTTCAGATGGAGGGCGTATCGCTTCCCAGAGACAGCGACCTTCAGTATGAAGTTTCAGAGAAAGCAGTTCCCGGAGAAAGCAGGGGGGCTGAGCCCGGTTCTCTCTTTTTCTTCCGCGAGGCGGGCAGAATATCTCATGTAGCCCTTTCTACAGGCTCCGGGAGGTTCATTCACGCTAGAGGAGAGGTAACCCCCGGAAGCCTGATAGAGTCCGATAAATACTTTGACAGAGAGTTGGCGGAGTCTTTTTTCTCCTCGAGGAGCGTTATTTCTGATTAA
- a CDS encoding rhomboid family intramembrane serine protease produces the protein MYFFYYIPVGLDIQVTKRVFVTRFFVAISLIIFIISKYVPYGGVWNPANLLFFPSNPSIASAVTHAFVHLGWMHIAGNMVYLVIFGRPLESKLGAGGFFAVFVLSAVAGAYTHLALARHFMPSLLVNPVGGASGATSGILGAFMIHFYYSRIKVAYWVFMPLQLINKAGKTAVPVVLAVMFWLLYQGVYALLQFGAGSAAVAYGVHIGGFICGMGVAVLFGGLRSARCERHLVKARRHFRRAEWFSSQGEYLSYLEDSSSDPAVQAEAARAFLCTGSRAEAAGHFASAVKLFKERGERDIAEETFVQAAKSIPLFRMEEKFYLDMAFSLERSLKFYSASKVYKKFIDIYPLSESVPLVLMRLAGIYKGRLEEPGKALEYYKRILKEYPGSEWTGFAGRELEKLCRGNLVSVLP, from the coding sequence TTGTATTTTTTCTACTATATTCCGGTCGGCCTTGATATACAGGTTACAAAAAGGGTGTTTGTTACCAGGTTTTTTGTGGCAATATCTCTTATTATATTTATTATCTCGAAGTATGTGCCGTATGGCGGCGTCTGGAATCCGGCAAACCTGCTCTTTTTTCCCTCAAACCCGTCAATTGCCTCGGCTGTAACACACGCGTTTGTGCATCTCGGGTGGATGCATATCGCTGGAAACATGGTTTATCTCGTTATCTTCGGAAGACCGCTTGAATCTAAGCTTGGAGCGGGAGGGTTTTTCGCCGTTTTTGTTCTCTCGGCCGTGGCGGGTGCGTATACACATCTGGCCCTCGCGAGGCATTTTATGCCTTCACTACTGGTCAACCCTGTGGGCGGGGCCTCCGGGGCTACTTCGGGGATTCTGGGGGCGTTTATGATACATTTCTATTACAGCCGTATAAAAGTCGCCTATTGGGTTTTTATGCCGCTTCAGCTTATAAATAAAGCCGGAAAGACAGCTGTCCCCGTGGTTTTAGCCGTTATGTTCTGGCTGCTTTATCAGGGGGTATACGCGCTCTTGCAGTTTGGTGCCGGCAGTGCGGCTGTAGCCTACGGCGTGCATATAGGGGGATTTATCTGTGGTATGGGAGTGGCCGTCCTGTTCGGGGGTTTGCGGTCCGCCCGCTGTGAGAGACACCTCGTGAAGGCGAGAAGACACTTTCGCAGAGCAGAGTGGTTTTCCTCGCAGGGTGAATATCTAAGCTATCTTGAAGATTCCTCTTCCGACCCGGCGGTTCAAGCTGAGGCCGCGAGAGCTTTTCTGTGCACAGGCAGCAGAGCTGAAGCCGCCGGTCATTTTGCCTCCGCGGTTAAGTTGTTCAAGGAAAGAGGGGAAAGAGATATCGCCGAAGAAACCTTTGTTCAGGCCGCGAAAAGTATACCATTGTTTAGAATGGAGGAAAAGTTCTACCTGGATATGGCATTCAGCCTTGAAAGGTCGCTTAAATTCTACAGCGCCAGCAAGGTTTACAAAAAATTTATCGATATATATCCATTATCCGAGAGTGTCCCTCTGGTCCTTATGCGGCTGGCCGGGATATACAAGGGGAGACTCGAGGAGCCCGGCAAAGCGCTGGAGTATTATAAAAGGATTCTGAAAGAGTACCCCGGGTCGGAATGGACAGGTTTCGCGGGACGTGAGCTTGAAAAACTGTGTAGGGGTAATCTCGTCAGCGTTTTGCCGTGA
- the radC gene encoding DNA repair protein RadC, whose protein sequence is MGSSGSSLRELRIKGYLRGMERMGDIDLLSLVLGNRGGCSGGMTAQRLFDRFGGLRDIEKTGVKELMGIMGIGRVAAIRLKASFELGRRCLISVKEKEIRRISSPADVAELMIPEMSSFDREHFRALLLNTRNGILKIVTVAVGSLNAALVHPREIFKEAVISSSAGIIVVHNHPTGDPEPSCEDKDLTERFARCGKLMGIELIDHVIIGGTDFVSMKERGFISF, encoded by the coding sequence ATGGGAAGTTCTGGGTCGTCACTAAGGGAACTTAGAATAAAAGGTTATCTCAGGGGTATGGAGAGAATGGGGGATATTGATCTTCTTTCTCTTGTTCTCGGGAATCGGGGAGGATGTTCGGGCGGAATGACGGCTCAGAGACTCTTCGACCGTTTCGGCGGTCTTCGGGACATTGAGAAGACCGGAGTGAAAGAGCTAATGGGGATTATGGGTATCGGCAGGGTAGCCGCTATCCGGCTGAAGGCGTCTTTCGAACTTGGCCGGCGGTGTTTGATATCCGTAAAAGAGAAGGAGATACGGAGAATAAGTTCCCCCGCGGATGTCGCGGAATTGATGATCCCCGAGATGAGTTCTTTTGACAGAGAGCATTTCAGAGCGCTTTTGCTCAACACGAGGAATGGAATTCTCAAAATAGTAACAGTAGCGGTAGGTTCTCTCAATGCCGCTCTGGTTCATCCGAGAGAGATATTCAAAGAGGCAGTGATATCAAGCTCCGCGGGGATAATAGTAGTGCATAATCATCCAACGGGCGACCCGGAGCCCAGCTGTGAAGACAAAGATCTGACAGAAAGGTTCGCGCGGTGCGGTAAATTGATGGGGATAGAACTTATAGATCACGTGATTATAGGCGGAACCGATTTTGTAAGTATGAAGGAAAGAGGATTTATATCTTTTTGA
- a CDS encoding rod shape-determining protein — protein MFINNISQYFSNDLAIDLGTANTLVFLKGSGIVLNEPSVVAMDQKTGKVYAVGIEAKSMLGKTPDHIVAVRPMKDGVIADFEVTEVMLREFIRKSLKKRFFIRPRIVISVPSGITEVERRAVIDSAKNAGARAVYLVSEPIAGAIGVGLPVDKPSGNMVIDIGGGTTEIAVIALNGIVTDISIRIGGDKMDEMIVQHIKKKYNLLIGDQTAENIKKVIGAATDVSEEKKMEVKGRDLVSGIPKTLSISSLEISGALSEPLGRIISALKTALEKTPPELAADIVDRGIVMMGGGALLRDLGIMLKKETNLPINTVEDPLTCVVLGSGKILSNLQKYEKIIMKSSRF, from the coding sequence GTGTTTATCAATAATATAAGCCAATATTTTTCAAACGATCTGGCAATTGACCTGGGTACGGCAAACACTCTCGTATTTCTGAAGGGAAGCGGAATTGTATTGAATGAACCTTCAGTCGTGGCTATGGATCAGAAGACCGGTAAAGTATACGCCGTAGGCATCGAAGCCAAATCGATGCTCGGCAAGACACCCGATCATATCGTTGCCGTAAGACCGATGAAAGACGGCGTTATAGCTGATTTTGAGGTTACCGAAGTGATGCTTCGGGAGTTTATACGGAAATCCCTTAAAAAGCGATTCTTTATAAGACCCAGAATAGTAATAAGTGTCCCCTCCGGGATTACAGAGGTGGAGCGCCGCGCGGTAATAGATTCAGCTAAGAACGCCGGCGCGAGAGCGGTATACCTGGTTTCCGAGCCCATTGCCGGCGCTATAGGAGTCGGGCTGCCTGTTGATAAGCCCTCGGGCAATATGGTGATAGATATCGGCGGGGGTACAACGGAGATAGCTGTTATAGCACTTAACGGAATCGTTACCGACATATCGATACGTATCGGCGGAGATAAGATGGATGAAATGATAGTTCAGCATATAAAAAAGAAGTACAACCTTCTGATAGGTGATCAGACAGCTGAAAATATCAAGAAAGTTATAGGTGCCGCAACAGATGTAAGTGAGGAGAAGAAGATGGAAGTGAAGGGGCGTGATCTTGTCTCTGGCATTCCCAAGACACTCAGTATTTCCAGCCTTGAGATATCGGGAGCCCTTTCAGAACCGCTCGGCAGGATTATTTCCGCTCTCAAAACAGCTCTTGAAAAAACTCCTCCGGAGCTCGCCGCCGACATCGTGGACAGAGGGATCGTAATGATGGGAGGGGGAGCGCTCCTTAGAGATCTTGGAATAATGCTTAAGAAAGAAACTAATTTGCCTATAAATACAGTTGAGGACCCGCTAACCTGTGTTGTTCTGGGGAGCGGCAAGATACTAAGTAATCTACAAAAGTATGAAAAGATCATAATGAAGAGTTCCCGGTTTTAA
- the mreC gene encoding rod shape-determining protein MreC: MAIFSFLFNKHLDKSILVISIAASLLLLGLEEDNKVNSARKISSFLLAPVEEIDKYFVDIARLRDENDKLREILAALYYERGKLLQFEREKKRMRKLLNFRMESHYRFLPCEIVSMSSNRFHHSVTIDRGSGDGVVKGMPVSGYRGIAGRVTQVFPSSSRVILINNRSLSISCRDRRSRVVGILKWDRGRYFNLDFIGSEEDVIVGDTLVTSGLGKVFPRGFQVGVVRQVRKGKGRISKDVTVVSMVDPGRLEELFVIMSGKEWDYRRISRELGKLKNGAE; encoded by the coding sequence ATGGCTATTTTCTCATTTCTTTTTAATAAACATCTCGACAAGTCCATTCTTGTTATATCAATTGCCGCTTCGCTCTTACTGCTTGGCCTGGAAGAGGACAACAAAGTTAATTCCGCCCGAAAGATAAGCTCATTTCTGCTTGCTCCTGTTGAAGAAATTGATAAATACTTCGTTGATATTGCCAGGTTGAGGGATGAGAACGACAAACTGCGTGAGATTCTCGCCGCTCTCTACTACGAGCGCGGTAAACTGCTCCAGTTTGAGAGAGAAAAGAAGAGGATGAGAAAATTACTGAATTTTAGAATGGAATCACACTACAGATTTCTTCCGTGTGAAATAGTTTCAATGTCTTCCAACAGGTTTCATCATTCTGTTACGATTGACAGAGGAAGTGGTGATGGAGTCGTAAAGGGTATGCCCGTATCGGGTTATAGGGGTATTGCTGGAAGGGTGACGCAGGTATTTCCCTCTTCATCCAGGGTTATTCTGATTAATAACAGATCTCTCTCCATCAGCTGTCGTGATAGAAGAAGCAGAGTTGTCGGAATTCTGAAATGGGATCGCGGCAGGTATTTCAATCTCGATTTTATAGGAAGCGAAGAGGACGTTATTGTTGGAGACACACTTGTGACAAGCGGTCTCGGCAAGGTTTTCCCCCGGGGGTTTCAGGTGGGGGTTGTGCGTCAAGTAAGAAAGGGAAAAGGGCGGATCTCAAAAGATGTAACCGTAGTCAGCATGGTAGATCCCGGCAGACTTGAAGAGCTGTTTGTAATAATGAGCGGCAAGGAATGGGATTACAGAAGAATTTCGCGGGAACTGGGAAAATTGAAGAATGGTGCTGAATGA
- the mreD gene encoding rod shape-determining protein MreD, whose translation MKEGWLYILRIVFVSIVAFVLQVTIVNEVWPGKASPDLVFIVLLLIIIDRGPVTAVVAGFLLGFLQDLGNASFLGMNALANSVVAYGVSRLGRDYLPEAVVFRMFLFFSAYLVKSIIVLNITESFSFIRVISFFFRFSVLSAVYTALIAVSLWKFIQLVSERVVRPGGGY comes from the coding sequence ATGAAAGAAGGATGGCTTTACATACTGAGGATAGTTTTTGTCTCGATTGTCGCTTTTGTCCTTCAGGTGACCATAGTAAATGAAGTCTGGCCGGGCAAAGCCTCTCCCGACCTTGTTTTTATCGTACTCCTGCTCATTATTATCGACAGAGGGCCGGTTACAGCTGTGGTGGCGGGTTTCCTGCTCGGCTTCCTGCAGGATCTGGGGAACGCTTCTTTTTTAGGTATGAACGCTCTCGCCAATTCAGTTGTCGCCTATGGTGTTTCACGACTTGGGCGTGATTATTTACCCGAAGCGGTAGTCTTTAGAATGTTTCTCTTTTTCTCGGCTTATCTTGTCAAATCGATTATCGTTCTCAATATAACAGAATCTTTTTCTTTTATACGGGTGATCTCGTTTTTCTTCAGATTTTCTGTTCTTTCCGCGGTATATACGGCCTTGATAGCAGTTTCCCTGTGGAAGTTTATACAGCTTGTAAGCGAAAGGGTGGTGCGCCCAGGTGGCGGGTATTGA
- the mrdA gene encoding penicillin-binding protein 2 codes for MAGIDFKSGSLPEYRKKVIYFIVAVIFAIFTLKLFYMQVSRHDYYRKLTVSNRIHRERIIAPRGVIRDEEGKKLVVDIPRYQISVSPGRAAGKTPELKLACGWFGVDEELFFKQFSAWKEKYPDGREMIFIKVADKEQISILMENRELFPFFNLVMKHHRQYPHGSLAAHILGHIGEVTDKEVSKSKELLSGDVMGRMGVEKVYDDYLRGRDGVRLIEKSAGGTRVSEYAGQMEGWGNISPRMPIPGDDLYLTIGMDMQNKVEELLDGRKGSIVVMNPGNGEILAAASYPTFDPNLFSSGVSGKRWRQLNDDPDKPLFNRSVQAEYPPGSVFKPVVGYAALNNKLIFNDIDFQPCGGGYQFGNRYFKCWKREGHGRLNLTEAIMYSCDTYFYQLGEALPVDEIATASRLFGLGRKCGVDLPGEARGIVPDRNYYNGRFGKGKWTRGHLLNLAIGQGDLLSTPVQLCLMTAIIANGGKKVFPHFVKKIVDNDGEVVYRGDGRSIQLKEINRRHLNRIRESLEKVVSAPEGTGRFSRVPGVRSAGKTGTAQNPHGEDHAVFIAYAPVESPRLAIVVILENAGHGGVEAGPISREIMSFYFGLSAEREEDGK; via the coding sequence GTGGCGGGTATTGATTTTAAGTCCGGATCACTTCCGGAGTATCGGAAAAAAGTAATCTATTTCATCGTTGCGGTTATTTTCGCGATATTTACTCTAAAGCTTTTCTATATGCAGGTAAGCAGGCACGATTATTACAGAAAACTTACAGTGTCAAACAGAATCCACAGAGAGCGTATTATCGCTCCGCGGGGCGTTATAAGAGATGAAGAAGGGAAAAAACTCGTTGTTGATATACCACGTTATCAGATCAGCGTTTCTCCCGGCAGAGCGGCCGGGAAAACCCCAGAACTTAAACTTGCCTGCGGGTGGTTCGGAGTAGATGAAGAGCTCTTTTTCAAGCAATTTTCAGCATGGAAAGAGAAATATCCTGACGGCAGGGAGATGATTTTCATCAAGGTTGCCGACAAAGAACAGATTTCCATTCTGATGGAAAACAGAGAGCTTTTTCCTTTCTTCAATCTCGTGATGAAACATCATCGGCAATATCCTCATGGGAGTCTCGCGGCGCATATTCTTGGACATATCGGGGAGGTAACAGACAAAGAGGTTAGCAAATCAAAAGAACTGTTATCCGGTGATGTGATGGGAAGAATGGGTGTGGAAAAAGTCTATGATGATTATTTGAGAGGCAGGGACGGGGTCAGACTAATTGAGAAGAGCGCCGGAGGCACCCGCGTAAGCGAATATGCCGGGCAAATGGAAGGATGGGGAAATATCAGCCCCCGCATGCCGATACCCGGAGATGATCTCTACCTTACCATAGGTATGGATATGCAGAATAAAGTGGAAGAACTTCTTGATGGGAGGAAGGGAAGTATAGTTGTCATGAACCCCGGGAATGGCGAAATTCTGGCGGCCGCGAGTTATCCGACTTTCGACCCTAATCTTTTTTCCTCAGGGGTTTCAGGTAAGAGATGGCGGCAGTTAAACGATGATCCCGACAAACCTCTCTTTAACCGCTCCGTTCAGGCCGAATATCCGCCGGGTTCCGTGTTCAAGCCGGTGGTTGGTTACGCGGCTCTTAATAATAAGTTGATTTTTAACGATATAGACTTTCAGCCGTGCGGCGGCGGTTATCAATTCGGAAATAGATACTTCAAATGCTGGAAGAGGGAAGGGCACGGAAGATTAAATCTGACAGAAGCAATTATGTACTCTTGCGACACCTATTTTTATCAGCTTGGAGAGGCTCTTCCGGTTGACGAAATTGCCACAGCGTCGAGATTGTTCGGGCTCGGCCGGAAATGCGGTGTGGATTTACCGGGAGAAGCGAGGGGGATAGTCCCTGACAGGAATTATTATAACGGACGTTTCGGCAAGGGAAAATGGACCAGGGGCCATCTATTAAATTTAGCTATAGGGCAGGGCGATCTTCTGTCCACTCCTGTTCAGCTCTGCCTTATGACCGCGATTATAGCAAACGGCGGGAAAAAGGTGTTTCCTCATTTTGTTAAAAAAATAGTGGATAATGACGGTGAAGTTGTCTACCGAGGCGACGGGAGGTCTATCCAGCTGAAAGAGATCAATCGCCGGCATTTAAACAGAATAAGGGAGTCTTTGGAAAAAGTAGTGTCGGCTCCTGAGGGGACGGGGAGGTTTTCGCGTGTGCCGGGGGTAAGGTCCGCCGGTAAGACAGGGACCGCTCAGAATCCTCACGGTGAAGATCACGCGGTTTTTATCGCTTACGCGCCGGTTGAATCTCCTCGTTTGGCCATCGTGGTAATCCTTGAGAACGCGGGACATGGAGGCGTTGAAGCAGGGCCGATTTCCAGGGAAATAATGTCATTCTATTTTGGCTTATCAGCTGAAAGAGAAGAGGATGGTAAATAA